A region from the Kryptolebias marmoratus isolate JLee-2015 linkage group LG9, ASM164957v2, whole genome shotgun sequence genome encodes:
- the sec24b gene encoding protein transport protein Sec24B isoform X1 yields MSAPGRTNLRGSVGYSQNSTPNGGAAPPCQNGPLQTYPPMYPPTGYYGAPPHHQGYPGVSAPGKAPVTNSANYYQSNQQHHVAPSSYSAGPPPQPYATVPSSAPPPPPPHAQYSQQPFQQPPYAPPGSYYAQQPYQVSPAQLHQQPGLVAAPASGPGAPIYPSAPGSGHYGTTRTTTAPEATQMGAPLHHYSAAPPPPTAALHPGYEAAAQMTVNGKGCAAGVQNSSHQHYDQSHPAPRSYNSYSGGGADRPASGTLSASAHSSPGRHQGTPFGFAADSGASSASAAASGPAGALTSSSSDDDDEDEDEEAGGDSSSSSTGSASPVPNNYDSLEGGSYPDSMPPSNDMTNQAQPYSNYGYQGMPPAYQQGPAQPTDAPPSQNLYGPSGYQPYSQPFPSLSQLSAALGGLSGVPELEVEALRPVNLLQERNLLPPRPLEAPEPDISSDLKKVNCSPQTFRCTLTSMPQTQALLNKARLPLGLLLHPFRDLQQLPVITSNTIVRCRSCRTYINPFVTFLDQRRWKCNLCYRVNDVPDEFMYNPVTRSYGEPHKRPEVQNSTVEFIASSDYMLRPPQPAVYLFVLDVSHNAVEAGYLKRFCDSLLENLDKIPGDTRTRVGFLTFDSTVHFYNLTEGLSQPQMLVVSDIDDVFIPSHDSLMVNLKESRELVKELLTSLPAMFSQSRETHSALGPALQAAFKLMSPTGGRVSVFQTQLPTLGAGKLQSREDPNQRSSAKGVQHLGPATDFYKKLALDCSGQQIGVDLFLLSSQYADLASLACIAKYSAGSVFYYPSFHHVHNPAQMEKFRRDLERYLTRKIGFEAVMRIRCTKGLSIHTFHGNFFVRSTDLLSLANVNPDSAFAVQMSIDDSLADSSLACFQAALLYTSSKGKRRIRVHTLCLPVVSQLSDVFAGADVQAITCLLANMAIDRSISCSLSDARDAVVNAAVDFASAYRSSVSNLQQSGLVVPAVMRLFPLYVLALLKQKALRTGTSTRLDERVFAMCEFKTQPLPQLMRMLHPDLYRLDNMSDQGALHLNDAVVPQPRLLHLSAETLSRDGAFLMDCGSVFYLWIGKGCGETFIRDVLGCPSYASVPSNMSHIPELQTPLSERVRAFLDWLQDNRAFSSTFHVVKDDSSAKAAFLQHLVEDRTESASSYHDFLQHVHQQMSK; encoded by the exons ATGTCTGCGCCGGGTCGCACGAACCTCCGCGGCTCCGTCGGCTACAGCCAGAACTCAACCCCGAACGGAGGAGCTGCGCCTCCCTGTCAGAACG GTCCGCTGCAGACCTACCCACCTATGTATCCACCTACAGGCTACTACggagctcctcctcatcatcaggGCTACCCCGGAGTTTCCGCTCCCGGCAAAGCGCCGGTCACAAACAGCGCCAACTACTACCAGAGCAACCAGCAGCATCATGTAGCACCGTCGTCGTACAGCGCCGGGCCTCCTCCTCAGCCTTACGCCACCGTCCCGTCTtcagcacctcctcctcctcctcctcatgccCAGTACAGCCAGCAGCCATTCCAGCAGCCGCCCTACGCTCCTCCGGGGTCCTACTACGCTCAGCAGCCGTACCAAGTTTCTCCGGCGCAGCTCCATCAGCAGCCCGGTTTGGTCGCGGCGCCAGCGAGCGGGCCTGGAGCTCCCATCTACCCTTCTGCTCCGGGGAGCGGCCATTACGGGACCACCCGGACCACCACCGCACCCGAGGCCACCCAGATGGGAGCGCCCTTACATCACTACAGCGCCGCGCCTCCGCCTCCTACAGCCGCGCTTCACCCTGGGTACGAAGCGGCCGCTCAGATGACCGTGAACGGGAAAGGATGCGCAG CTGGCGTCCAGAACAGCAGCCACCAGCACTACGACCAAAGCCACCCAGCCCCTCGCAGCTACAACTCCTACAGCGGCGGCGGCGCAGACCGGCCCGCCTCAGGAACCCTCTCGGCTTCGGCGCATTCCTCTCCGGGGCGCCATCAAG GCACGCCGTTTGGATTTGCCGCTGATAGCGGAGCGAGCTCGGCCTCTGCCGCCGCCTCGGGCCCAGCGGGAGCGCTGACGTCATCCAgctctgatgatgatgacgaggatgaggatgaggaagcAG gCGGCGACTCTTCGTCCTCCAGTACCGGCAGCGCGTCTCCGGTTCCAAACAACTACGATTCCCTGGAAGGCGGCAGCTACCCAG ACTCCATGCCTCCTTCCAACGATATGACCAATCAGGCTCAGCCTTACAGTAACTATGGTTACCAGGGCATGCCGCCAGCCTATCAGCAGGGACCGGCCCAGCCCACTGACGCCCCCCCATCCCAGAACCTTTACGGGCCGTCGGGTTACCAGCCATACTCCCAG CCGTTCCCCAGCCTCTCCCAGCTGTCTGCGGCCCTCGGCGGGCTGAGTGGGGTCCCCGAGCTGGAGGTGGAGGCCCTGAGGCCGGTCAAcctgctgcaggagaggaaCCTGCTGCCCCCCAGGCCCCTGGAGGCCCCTGAACCCGACATCAGCTCCGACCTGAAGAAGGTCAACTGCAGCCCGCA GACGTTCAGGTGCACCCTGACCAGCATGCCTCAAACCCAGGCTTTGCTCAACAAGGCCCGCCTCCCGCTGGGCCTCCTGCTCCACCCCTTCAGAGACCTGCAG CAGCTGCCCGTCATCACCTCCAACACCATCGTGCGCTGCCGCTCCTGCCGGACCTACATCAACCCGTTCGTCACCTTCTTGGACCAGCGCCGGTGGAAGTGCAACCTCTGCTACCGGGTCAACGACG TCCCAGACGAGTTCATGTACAATCCGGTGACGAGGTCGTACGGCGAGCCACACAAGCGGCCGGAGGTCCAGAACTCCACCGTGGAGTTCATCGCCTCCTCGGACTACATG CTGCGGCCCCCACAGCCGGCGGTGTACCTGTTTGTGCTCGACGTCTCCCACAACGCCGTGGAGGCGGGGTACCTGAAGCGCTTCTGCGACTCTCTCCTGGAGAATCTGGATAA GATTCCCGGGGATACTCGCACCAGGGTGGGCTTCCTCACCTTCGACAGCACCGTCCACTTCTACAACCTGACGGAGGGACTGTCGCAGCCGCAGATGCTGGTGGTGTCGGACATCGACG ACGTCTTCATTCCGTCTCACGACAGTTTGATGGTGAACCTGAAGGAGAGTCGAGAG ctggtgaaggagctgctgacatcacttcctgccaTGTTCAGTCAGAGCAGAGAGACGCACAGCGCCCTCGGTCCTGCCCTTCAGGCCGCCTTCAAGCTCATGTCGCCGACCGGCGGCCGGGTCTCGGTTTTCCAGACCCAGCTGCCGACGCTGGGCGCCGGGAAGCTGCAGTCGAGAGAAGACCCCAACCAGCGCTCAAGCGCCAAG GGGGTGCAGCACCTCGGCCCTGCCACAGACTTTTATAAGAAGCTTGCTCTGGACTGCTCGGGGCAGCAGATCGGAGTGGATCTCTTCCTGCTCAGCTCCCAGTACGCCGACCTCGCTTCGCTGG CTTGCATCGCCAAGTACTCCGCAGGAAGCGTCTTCTACTACCCGTCCTTCCATCACGTCCACAACCCGGCCCAGATGGAGAAGTTCCGGAGGGATCTGGAGCGCTACCTCACCAGGAAGATCGGCTTCGAGGCCGTCATGAGGATACGATGCACTAAAG GACTGTCCATCCACACGTTCCACGGTAACTTCTTTGTGCGCTCCACGGACCTGCTGTCCCTGGCCAACGTGAACCCGGACTCCGCCTTCGCCGTGCAGATGTCCATCGACGACTCCCTGGCGGACTCGTCTCTGGCGTGTTTCCAGGCCGCTCTGCTCTACACGTCCAGCAAAG gGAAAAGGCGAATCCGAGTCCACACGCTGTGTCTGCCGGTGGTCAGTCAGCTGAGCGACGTCTTCGCCGGAGCTGATGTCCAAGCCATCACCTGCCTCCTCGCTAACATGG CCATCGACCGATCAATTTCCTGCAGCCTGTCGGACGCCCGCGACGCCGTGGTCAACGCCGCCGTGGACTTTGCGAGCGCCTACAGGAGCAGCGTGTCGAACCTGCAGCAGTCCGGCCTCGTTGTCCCCGCCGTCATGCGCCTCTTCCCGCTCTACGTCCTCGCTCTCCTCAAACAG aagGCGCTGCGGACCGGCACCAGCACTCGGCTGGACGAGCGAGTCTTCGCCATGTGCGAGTTCAAGACGCAGCCACTGCCGCAGCTGATGCGGATGCTTCACCCGGACCTCTACCGGCTGGACAACATGTCCGACCAG GGGGCGCTCCACCTGAACGACGCTGTCGTTCCTCAGCCCCGCCTGCTGCACCTCTCCGCCGAGACGCTGAGCAGAGACGGAGCGTTCCTCATGGACTGCGGCAGC GTGTTCTACCTTTGGATCGGGAAAGGCTGCGGGGAGACGTTCATCAGAGATGTCCTGGGCTGTCCGAGCTACGCTTCAGTTCCCTCCAACATG AGTCACATTCCTGAGCTGCAGACTCCGCTGTCTGAGAGAGTCCGAGCGTTCCTGGACTGGCTGCAGGACAACCGGGCCTTCAGCTCCACGTTCCACGTCGTCAA AGACGACTCTTCGGCTAAAGCCGCCTTTCTCCAGCACCTGGTGGAGGACCGGACGGAGTCGGCGTCGTCCTACCACGACTTCCTGCAGCACGTCCATCAGCAGATGTCCAAGTAG
- the sec24b gene encoding protein transport protein Sec24B isoform X2 has protein sequence MSAPGRTNLRGSVGYSQNSTPNGGAAPPCQNGPLQTYPPMYPPTGYYGAPPHHQGYPGVSAPGKAPVTNSANYYQSNQQHHVAPSSYSAGPPPQPYATVPSSAPPPPPPHAQYSQQPFQQPPYAPPGSYYAQQPYQVSPAQLHQQPGLVAAPASGPGAPIYPSAPGSGHYGTTRTTTAPEATQMGAPLHHYSAAPPPPTAALHPGYEAAAQMTVNGKGCAAGVQNSSHQHYDQSHPAPRSYNSYSGGGADRPASGTLSASAHSSPGRHQGTPFGFAADSGASSASAAASGPAGALTSSSSDDDDEDEDEEAGGDSSSSSTGSASPVPNNYDSLEGGSYPDSMPPSNDMTNQAQPYSNYGYQGMPPAYQQGPAQPTDAPPSQNLYGPSGYQPYSQPFPSLSQLSAALGGLSGVPELEVEALRPVNLLQERNLLPPRPLEAPEPDISSDLKKVNCSPQTFRCTLTSMPQTQALLNKARLPLGLLLHPFRDLQLPVITSNTIVRCRSCRTYINPFVTFLDQRRWKCNLCYRVNDVPDEFMYNPVTRSYGEPHKRPEVQNSTVEFIASSDYMLRPPQPAVYLFVLDVSHNAVEAGYLKRFCDSLLENLDKIPGDTRTRVGFLTFDSTVHFYNLTEGLSQPQMLVVSDIDDVFIPSHDSLMVNLKESRELVKELLTSLPAMFSQSRETHSALGPALQAAFKLMSPTGGRVSVFQTQLPTLGAGKLQSREDPNQRSSAKGVQHLGPATDFYKKLALDCSGQQIGVDLFLLSSQYADLASLACIAKYSAGSVFYYPSFHHVHNPAQMEKFRRDLERYLTRKIGFEAVMRIRCTKGLSIHTFHGNFFVRSTDLLSLANVNPDSAFAVQMSIDDSLADSSLACFQAALLYTSSKGKRRIRVHTLCLPVVSQLSDVFAGADVQAITCLLANMAIDRSISCSLSDARDAVVNAAVDFASAYRSSVSNLQQSGLVVPAVMRLFPLYVLALLKQKALRTGTSTRLDERVFAMCEFKTQPLPQLMRMLHPDLYRLDNMSDQGALHLNDAVVPQPRLLHLSAETLSRDGAFLMDCGSVFYLWIGKGCGETFIRDVLGCPSYASVPSNMSHIPELQTPLSERVRAFLDWLQDNRAFSSTFHVVKDDSSAKAAFLQHLVEDRTESASSYHDFLQHVHQQMSK, from the exons ATGTCTGCGCCGGGTCGCACGAACCTCCGCGGCTCCGTCGGCTACAGCCAGAACTCAACCCCGAACGGAGGAGCTGCGCCTCCCTGTCAGAACG GTCCGCTGCAGACCTACCCACCTATGTATCCACCTACAGGCTACTACggagctcctcctcatcatcaggGCTACCCCGGAGTTTCCGCTCCCGGCAAAGCGCCGGTCACAAACAGCGCCAACTACTACCAGAGCAACCAGCAGCATCATGTAGCACCGTCGTCGTACAGCGCCGGGCCTCCTCCTCAGCCTTACGCCACCGTCCCGTCTtcagcacctcctcctcctcctcctcatgccCAGTACAGCCAGCAGCCATTCCAGCAGCCGCCCTACGCTCCTCCGGGGTCCTACTACGCTCAGCAGCCGTACCAAGTTTCTCCGGCGCAGCTCCATCAGCAGCCCGGTTTGGTCGCGGCGCCAGCGAGCGGGCCTGGAGCTCCCATCTACCCTTCTGCTCCGGGGAGCGGCCATTACGGGACCACCCGGACCACCACCGCACCCGAGGCCACCCAGATGGGAGCGCCCTTACATCACTACAGCGCCGCGCCTCCGCCTCCTACAGCCGCGCTTCACCCTGGGTACGAAGCGGCCGCTCAGATGACCGTGAACGGGAAAGGATGCGCAG CTGGCGTCCAGAACAGCAGCCACCAGCACTACGACCAAAGCCACCCAGCCCCTCGCAGCTACAACTCCTACAGCGGCGGCGGCGCAGACCGGCCCGCCTCAGGAACCCTCTCGGCTTCGGCGCATTCCTCTCCGGGGCGCCATCAAG GCACGCCGTTTGGATTTGCCGCTGATAGCGGAGCGAGCTCGGCCTCTGCCGCCGCCTCGGGCCCAGCGGGAGCGCTGACGTCATCCAgctctgatgatgatgacgaggatgaggatgaggaagcAG gCGGCGACTCTTCGTCCTCCAGTACCGGCAGCGCGTCTCCGGTTCCAAACAACTACGATTCCCTGGAAGGCGGCAGCTACCCAG ACTCCATGCCTCCTTCCAACGATATGACCAATCAGGCTCAGCCTTACAGTAACTATGGTTACCAGGGCATGCCGCCAGCCTATCAGCAGGGACCGGCCCAGCCCACTGACGCCCCCCCATCCCAGAACCTTTACGGGCCGTCGGGTTACCAGCCATACTCCCAG CCGTTCCCCAGCCTCTCCCAGCTGTCTGCGGCCCTCGGCGGGCTGAGTGGGGTCCCCGAGCTGGAGGTGGAGGCCCTGAGGCCGGTCAAcctgctgcaggagaggaaCCTGCTGCCCCCCAGGCCCCTGGAGGCCCCTGAACCCGACATCAGCTCCGACCTGAAGAAGGTCAACTGCAGCCCGCA GACGTTCAGGTGCACCCTGACCAGCATGCCTCAAACCCAGGCTTTGCTCAACAAGGCCCGCCTCCCGCTGGGCCTCCTGCTCCACCCCTTCAGAGACCTGCAG CTGCCCGTCATCACCTCCAACACCATCGTGCGCTGCCGCTCCTGCCGGACCTACATCAACCCGTTCGTCACCTTCTTGGACCAGCGCCGGTGGAAGTGCAACCTCTGCTACCGGGTCAACGACG TCCCAGACGAGTTCATGTACAATCCGGTGACGAGGTCGTACGGCGAGCCACACAAGCGGCCGGAGGTCCAGAACTCCACCGTGGAGTTCATCGCCTCCTCGGACTACATG CTGCGGCCCCCACAGCCGGCGGTGTACCTGTTTGTGCTCGACGTCTCCCACAACGCCGTGGAGGCGGGGTACCTGAAGCGCTTCTGCGACTCTCTCCTGGAGAATCTGGATAA GATTCCCGGGGATACTCGCACCAGGGTGGGCTTCCTCACCTTCGACAGCACCGTCCACTTCTACAACCTGACGGAGGGACTGTCGCAGCCGCAGATGCTGGTGGTGTCGGACATCGACG ACGTCTTCATTCCGTCTCACGACAGTTTGATGGTGAACCTGAAGGAGAGTCGAGAG ctggtgaaggagctgctgacatcacttcctgccaTGTTCAGTCAGAGCAGAGAGACGCACAGCGCCCTCGGTCCTGCCCTTCAGGCCGCCTTCAAGCTCATGTCGCCGACCGGCGGCCGGGTCTCGGTTTTCCAGACCCAGCTGCCGACGCTGGGCGCCGGGAAGCTGCAGTCGAGAGAAGACCCCAACCAGCGCTCAAGCGCCAAG GGGGTGCAGCACCTCGGCCCTGCCACAGACTTTTATAAGAAGCTTGCTCTGGACTGCTCGGGGCAGCAGATCGGAGTGGATCTCTTCCTGCTCAGCTCCCAGTACGCCGACCTCGCTTCGCTGG CTTGCATCGCCAAGTACTCCGCAGGAAGCGTCTTCTACTACCCGTCCTTCCATCACGTCCACAACCCGGCCCAGATGGAGAAGTTCCGGAGGGATCTGGAGCGCTACCTCACCAGGAAGATCGGCTTCGAGGCCGTCATGAGGATACGATGCACTAAAG GACTGTCCATCCACACGTTCCACGGTAACTTCTTTGTGCGCTCCACGGACCTGCTGTCCCTGGCCAACGTGAACCCGGACTCCGCCTTCGCCGTGCAGATGTCCATCGACGACTCCCTGGCGGACTCGTCTCTGGCGTGTTTCCAGGCCGCTCTGCTCTACACGTCCAGCAAAG gGAAAAGGCGAATCCGAGTCCACACGCTGTGTCTGCCGGTGGTCAGTCAGCTGAGCGACGTCTTCGCCGGAGCTGATGTCCAAGCCATCACCTGCCTCCTCGCTAACATGG CCATCGACCGATCAATTTCCTGCAGCCTGTCGGACGCCCGCGACGCCGTGGTCAACGCCGCCGTGGACTTTGCGAGCGCCTACAGGAGCAGCGTGTCGAACCTGCAGCAGTCCGGCCTCGTTGTCCCCGCCGTCATGCGCCTCTTCCCGCTCTACGTCCTCGCTCTCCTCAAACAG aagGCGCTGCGGACCGGCACCAGCACTCGGCTGGACGAGCGAGTCTTCGCCATGTGCGAGTTCAAGACGCAGCCACTGCCGCAGCTGATGCGGATGCTTCACCCGGACCTCTACCGGCTGGACAACATGTCCGACCAG GGGGCGCTCCACCTGAACGACGCTGTCGTTCCTCAGCCCCGCCTGCTGCACCTCTCCGCCGAGACGCTGAGCAGAGACGGAGCGTTCCTCATGGACTGCGGCAGC GTGTTCTACCTTTGGATCGGGAAAGGCTGCGGGGAGACGTTCATCAGAGATGTCCTGGGCTGTCCGAGCTACGCTTCAGTTCCCTCCAACATG AGTCACATTCCTGAGCTGCAGACTCCGCTGTCTGAGAGAGTCCGAGCGTTCCTGGACTGGCTGCAGGACAACCGGGCCTTCAGCTCCACGTTCCACGTCGTCAA AGACGACTCTTCGGCTAAAGCCGCCTTTCTCCAGCACCTGGTGGAGGACCGGACGGAGTCGGCGTCGTCCTACCACGACTTCCTGCAGCACGTCCATCAGCAGATGTCCAAGTAG
- the sec24b gene encoding protein transport protein Sec24B isoform X3, whose product MSAPGRTNLRGSVGYSQNSTPNGGAAPPCQNGPLQTYPPMYPPTGYYGAPPHHQGYPGVSAPGKAPVTNSANYYQSNQQHHVAPSSYSAGPPPQPYATVPSSAPPPPPPHAQYSQQPFQQPPYAPPGSYYAQQPYQVSPAQLHQQPGLVAAPASGPGAPIYPSAPGSGHYGTTRTTTAPEATQMGAPLHHYSAAPPPPTAALHPGYEAAAQMTVNGKGCAAGVQNSSHQHYDQSHPAPRSYNSYSGGGADRPASGTLSASAHSSPGRHQGGDSSSSSTGSASPVPNNYDSLEGGSYPDSMPPSNDMTNQAQPYSNYGYQGMPPAYQQGPAQPTDAPPSQNLYGPSGYQPYSQPFPSLSQLSAALGGLSGVPELEVEALRPVNLLQERNLLPPRPLEAPEPDISSDLKKVNCSPQTFRCTLTSMPQTQALLNKARLPLGLLLHPFRDLQQLPVITSNTIVRCRSCRTYINPFVTFLDQRRWKCNLCYRVNDVPDEFMYNPVTRSYGEPHKRPEVQNSTVEFIASSDYMLRPPQPAVYLFVLDVSHNAVEAGYLKRFCDSLLENLDKIPGDTRTRVGFLTFDSTVHFYNLTEGLSQPQMLVVSDIDDVFIPSHDSLMVNLKESRELVKELLTSLPAMFSQSRETHSALGPALQAAFKLMSPTGGRVSVFQTQLPTLGAGKLQSREDPNQRSSAKGVQHLGPATDFYKKLALDCSGQQIGVDLFLLSSQYADLASLACIAKYSAGSVFYYPSFHHVHNPAQMEKFRRDLERYLTRKIGFEAVMRIRCTKGLSIHTFHGNFFVRSTDLLSLANVNPDSAFAVQMSIDDSLADSSLACFQAALLYTSSKGKRRIRVHTLCLPVVSQLSDVFAGADVQAITCLLANMAIDRSISCSLSDARDAVVNAAVDFASAYRSSVSNLQQSGLVVPAVMRLFPLYVLALLKQKALRTGTSTRLDERVFAMCEFKTQPLPQLMRMLHPDLYRLDNMSDQGALHLNDAVVPQPRLLHLSAETLSRDGAFLMDCGSVFYLWIGKGCGETFIRDVLGCPSYASVPSNMSHIPELQTPLSERVRAFLDWLQDNRAFSSTFHVVKDDSSAKAAFLQHLVEDRTESASSYHDFLQHVHQQMSK is encoded by the exons ATGTCTGCGCCGGGTCGCACGAACCTCCGCGGCTCCGTCGGCTACAGCCAGAACTCAACCCCGAACGGAGGAGCTGCGCCTCCCTGTCAGAACG GTCCGCTGCAGACCTACCCACCTATGTATCCACCTACAGGCTACTACggagctcctcctcatcatcaggGCTACCCCGGAGTTTCCGCTCCCGGCAAAGCGCCGGTCACAAACAGCGCCAACTACTACCAGAGCAACCAGCAGCATCATGTAGCACCGTCGTCGTACAGCGCCGGGCCTCCTCCTCAGCCTTACGCCACCGTCCCGTCTtcagcacctcctcctcctcctcctcatgccCAGTACAGCCAGCAGCCATTCCAGCAGCCGCCCTACGCTCCTCCGGGGTCCTACTACGCTCAGCAGCCGTACCAAGTTTCTCCGGCGCAGCTCCATCAGCAGCCCGGTTTGGTCGCGGCGCCAGCGAGCGGGCCTGGAGCTCCCATCTACCCTTCTGCTCCGGGGAGCGGCCATTACGGGACCACCCGGACCACCACCGCACCCGAGGCCACCCAGATGGGAGCGCCCTTACATCACTACAGCGCCGCGCCTCCGCCTCCTACAGCCGCGCTTCACCCTGGGTACGAAGCGGCCGCTCAGATGACCGTGAACGGGAAAGGATGCGCAG CTGGCGTCCAGAACAGCAGCCACCAGCACTACGACCAAAGCCACCCAGCCCCTCGCAGCTACAACTCCTACAGCGGCGGCGGCGCAGACCGGCCCGCCTCAGGAACCCTCTCGGCTTCGGCGCATTCCTCTCCGGGGCGCCATCAAG gCGGCGACTCTTCGTCCTCCAGTACCGGCAGCGCGTCTCCGGTTCCAAACAACTACGATTCCCTGGAAGGCGGCAGCTACCCAG ACTCCATGCCTCCTTCCAACGATATGACCAATCAGGCTCAGCCTTACAGTAACTATGGTTACCAGGGCATGCCGCCAGCCTATCAGCAGGGACCGGCCCAGCCCACTGACGCCCCCCCATCCCAGAACCTTTACGGGCCGTCGGGTTACCAGCCATACTCCCAG CCGTTCCCCAGCCTCTCCCAGCTGTCTGCGGCCCTCGGCGGGCTGAGTGGGGTCCCCGAGCTGGAGGTGGAGGCCCTGAGGCCGGTCAAcctgctgcaggagaggaaCCTGCTGCCCCCCAGGCCCCTGGAGGCCCCTGAACCCGACATCAGCTCCGACCTGAAGAAGGTCAACTGCAGCCCGCA GACGTTCAGGTGCACCCTGACCAGCATGCCTCAAACCCAGGCTTTGCTCAACAAGGCCCGCCTCCCGCTGGGCCTCCTGCTCCACCCCTTCAGAGACCTGCAG CAGCTGCCCGTCATCACCTCCAACACCATCGTGCGCTGCCGCTCCTGCCGGACCTACATCAACCCGTTCGTCACCTTCTTGGACCAGCGCCGGTGGAAGTGCAACCTCTGCTACCGGGTCAACGACG TCCCAGACGAGTTCATGTACAATCCGGTGACGAGGTCGTACGGCGAGCCACACAAGCGGCCGGAGGTCCAGAACTCCACCGTGGAGTTCATCGCCTCCTCGGACTACATG CTGCGGCCCCCACAGCCGGCGGTGTACCTGTTTGTGCTCGACGTCTCCCACAACGCCGTGGAGGCGGGGTACCTGAAGCGCTTCTGCGACTCTCTCCTGGAGAATCTGGATAA GATTCCCGGGGATACTCGCACCAGGGTGGGCTTCCTCACCTTCGACAGCACCGTCCACTTCTACAACCTGACGGAGGGACTGTCGCAGCCGCAGATGCTGGTGGTGTCGGACATCGACG ACGTCTTCATTCCGTCTCACGACAGTTTGATGGTGAACCTGAAGGAGAGTCGAGAG ctggtgaaggagctgctgacatcacttcctgccaTGTTCAGTCAGAGCAGAGAGACGCACAGCGCCCTCGGTCCTGCCCTTCAGGCCGCCTTCAAGCTCATGTCGCCGACCGGCGGCCGGGTCTCGGTTTTCCAGACCCAGCTGCCGACGCTGGGCGCCGGGAAGCTGCAGTCGAGAGAAGACCCCAACCAGCGCTCAAGCGCCAAG GGGGTGCAGCACCTCGGCCCTGCCACAGACTTTTATAAGAAGCTTGCTCTGGACTGCTCGGGGCAGCAGATCGGAGTGGATCTCTTCCTGCTCAGCTCCCAGTACGCCGACCTCGCTTCGCTGG CTTGCATCGCCAAGTACTCCGCAGGAAGCGTCTTCTACTACCCGTCCTTCCATCACGTCCACAACCCGGCCCAGATGGAGAAGTTCCGGAGGGATCTGGAGCGCTACCTCACCAGGAAGATCGGCTTCGAGGCCGTCATGAGGATACGATGCACTAAAG GACTGTCCATCCACACGTTCCACGGTAACTTCTTTGTGCGCTCCACGGACCTGCTGTCCCTGGCCAACGTGAACCCGGACTCCGCCTTCGCCGTGCAGATGTCCATCGACGACTCCCTGGCGGACTCGTCTCTGGCGTGTTTCCAGGCCGCTCTGCTCTACACGTCCAGCAAAG gGAAAAGGCGAATCCGAGTCCACACGCTGTGTCTGCCGGTGGTCAGTCAGCTGAGCGACGTCTTCGCCGGAGCTGATGTCCAAGCCATCACCTGCCTCCTCGCTAACATGG CCATCGACCGATCAATTTCCTGCAGCCTGTCGGACGCCCGCGACGCCGTGGTCAACGCCGCCGTGGACTTTGCGAGCGCCTACAGGAGCAGCGTGTCGAACCTGCAGCAGTCCGGCCTCGTTGTCCCCGCCGTCATGCGCCTCTTCCCGCTCTACGTCCTCGCTCTCCTCAAACAG aagGCGCTGCGGACCGGCACCAGCACTCGGCTGGACGAGCGAGTCTTCGCCATGTGCGAGTTCAAGACGCAGCCACTGCCGCAGCTGATGCGGATGCTTCACCCGGACCTCTACCGGCTGGACAACATGTCCGACCAG GGGGCGCTCCACCTGAACGACGCTGTCGTTCCTCAGCCCCGCCTGCTGCACCTCTCCGCCGAGACGCTGAGCAGAGACGGAGCGTTCCTCATGGACTGCGGCAGC GTGTTCTACCTTTGGATCGGGAAAGGCTGCGGGGAGACGTTCATCAGAGATGTCCTGGGCTGTCCGAGCTACGCTTCAGTTCCCTCCAACATG AGTCACATTCCTGAGCTGCAGACTCCGCTGTCTGAGAGAGTCCGAGCGTTCCTGGACTGGCTGCAGGACAACCGGGCCTTCAGCTCCACGTTCCACGTCGTCAA AGACGACTCTTCGGCTAAAGCCGCCTTTCTCCAGCACCTGGTGGAGGACCGGACGGAGTCGGCGTCGTCCTACCACGACTTCCTGCAGCACGTCCATCAGCAGATGTCCAAGTAG